The Streptococcus parasanguinis genomic sequence CTCAACTGTGCGGAGGTGGGACGACGAAATCGAATTCTAACGAATTACCGATTTCTGTCCCACTCTCTCTTAAAATAGATTCAAGATTTTACCTAAGAAATAAAGCAAAAGTAAGAGATAAGATAGGGCTGCACTCATCTGATAGGTTCGGTTCATAAAGCGAGCTTCCCCTCTTACTGGAAAGACATAAGCTAACATGACCCCAGCTACTAAGCCACCGATGTGCCCCGCCATACTGATCCCTGGCATGAAGCTAAAGATCAAATTGACCACAATCAAGCTGGTATAGGACTGACTCAAGTGGCGAATATAGGGACTTTGGACAATAAAGCGCAGAGCACCAATGGTCCCAAACAGTCCAAAGAGGGCTGTAGAAGCTCCTGCTGCAATCACATCTGGCGTAAAAATAGCAACAAAGACATTGCCCATCATGCCTGATAAGAGATAAAGAGCTAAGAAAGCCTTCGATCCAAAGAGATCTTCTGCCAAACGTCCCAAGTAATAGAGGGTGATCATATTGAGCACAAAATGTTCTAGGCCGATATGAACAAAAGTAGCTGTCACGATTCGCCATAACTGGCTTGGATCGACTTTCACAACCTCTCCAATAATCCCACCGCTATAGTAAACAGCAGCACCTGTTTGGTAGTCGCCTCCAAATCGGATAAACATGGAAAGAAAGACTGCCGTTGTCACGAGCAATAAGAGGCTGGTCACAGGATAACGACGATCAAAGAGTAACTTCATAGACTAGCACCTCCTGAACTGCCTGATCAAACGTATCTGGCTGGAAATCCTTCTGCTGGATGGAATAAATCGTACTAACCGTTTTTCCAGTATAATCTGTTAAATAACGATCATAATAGCCACCACCATAGCCAATTCGGTAGCCTTTTGACTGGAAAACCAAGCCTGGTACATGGATCAGATCAATCTCTGACTGATCCACAAGCTTCCCTTTTTCATTGGGCTCCAGCAAACCAAAGCGAGTCTTTTCTAAAATGTCAGGATCGTATTCCACAAATTCCATCCGCCCTTGTGGATAGGTACGGGGAACACAGACGCGTTTCCCAAGTTGAAGAGCTGCTTGGATCAAGCCAGCTGTGGAAACTTCATGGTCAAAAGACAGATAGGTCGCAAGGGTCTTTGCCTCTTGAAAAGCTGGTAGCTCCAAGAGGCGCTGAGTCAGCTCTTCATCTGCTTGAGTTTTCACGGATTCTGGCAACTGTTTCATGGCTGCAATGGTTTCTTTTCGTAGTGTTTTCTTCATGCCTACTCCTTTTGTCTAGCTTTAATTGTATCATTTTTTAGGAAAGATCCGAACAGTTTTTACACGACAAAGAAAAAATCCAACTCCAGACGGAGTTGAATCAATCCTTTATTGGTTGGCTTTCATTTTCAAAAATTTACCAATGTTTTCCACAGCAAAGGGAAGGGCTGCTTCATTTGGGCTCATCTTTGGATGGTGCAAGGCATAAGGGGTATCAATCCCCAACCAGAACATGACACCCGGGACCTTGCTCAAGAGAAAGCCGAAGTCTTCTCCTGTCATCGCAGGCAGAATATCAATCAGGTTTACGTCTTCCTCAGCTGTGAAAAAGTCCATGAGCTCTTTGGCCAATTCTGGTTGGTTTTCCACAGGCAGGTAGCCTCCTTGCTTGAGTTCCAGGTCCAATTTCACATCAAAGGCTGTTGCAACTCCTTCTGCAATGGCTTTGACCCGTTTTTGAGTCAAAAGATTCATCTCCATGGTCAAGGTCCGAATGGTCCCATGAAGGAAGGCTGTCTCAGCAATCACATTATTGGTTGTTCCTGCATGCATGGAACCAAAGGTCACCACAGCCCCTTCAATCGGATCGACATTTCGACTCACGACCGATTGGACTTGGGTAATAAAGTAAGAGGCTGCTACAAGAGCGTCATTGGCCTCATGTGGAAAAGCGGCATGCCCTCCCTTTCCTGTAAAGGTGATCTTGACTTCACAGGTCCCTGCAAAAAGAGTACCCGTATTGGTCGCAATGTCCCCCACCTTCAAATCAGGGCGTACATGCAGACCATAAAATTCATCAGGGAGCCAGTCGCCAAAAGCATTGTCCTTATACATGAGCATTCCACCAGCCTCATTTTCTTCAGCTGGTTGGAAGAGAAAGAGCAGGTTATTTTTTGGTTGCACTTGAACCAGTTGATCCAAAAGTCCAAGTGCTGTCGTCATGTGCATATCATGACCACAAGCATGCATCCGTCCTTCGTGCTTGGAGGCAAAATCAAGGCCCGTTTGTTCCACAATCGGTAAGCCATCGATATCTGTCCGCCAGCCGATAGTTTTTTCAGGAGCAGACCCATGGAGATAAACCAGGATCCCGGTCCGCCAAGTCCGTTGCTCGACAAAGTCCTTGCCCGCTGTGATCTCTGCGATTCGCTCTAAGAGGTAGGCTTGGGTTTCAAATTCTTCCAAGCCAATTTCAGGGATTTGGTGCAAATCCCGTCTGATTTTGAT encodes the following:
- a CDS encoding 5-formyltetrahydrofolate cyclo-ligase, which codes for MKKTLRKETIAAMKQLPESVKTQADEELTQRLLELPAFQEAKTLATYLSFDHEVSTAGLIQAALQLGKRVCVPRTYPQGRMEFVEYDPDILEKTRFGLLEPNEKGKLVDQSEIDLIHVPGLVFQSKGYRIGYGGGYYDRYLTDYTGKTVSTIYSIQQKDFQPDTFDQAVQEVLVYEVTL
- a CDS encoding rhomboid family intramembrane serine protease encodes the protein MKLLFDRRYPVTSLLLLVTTAVFLSMFIRFGGDYQTGAAVYYSGGIIGEVVKVDPSQLWRIVTATFVHIGLEHFVLNMITLYYLGRLAEDLFGSKAFLALYLLSGMMGNVFVAIFTPDVIAAGASTALFGLFGTIGALRFIVQSPYIRHLSQSYTSLIVVNLIFSFMPGISMAGHIGGLVAGVMLAYVFPVRGEARFMNRTYQMSAALSYLLLLLYFLGKILNLF
- a CDS encoding N-acetyldiaminopimelate deacetylase, which codes for MTLDLIKIRRDLHQIPEIGLEEFETQAYLLERIAEITAGKDFVEQRTWRTGILVYLHGSAPEKTIGWRTDIDGLPIVEQTGLDFASKHEGRMHACGHDMHMTTALGLLDQLVQVQPKNNLLFLFQPAEENEAGGMLMYKDNAFGDWLPDEFYGLHVRPDLKVGDIATNTGTLFAGTCEVKITFTGKGGHAAFPHEANDALVAASYFITQVQSVVSRNVDPIEGAVVTFGSMHAGTTNNVIAETAFLHGTIRTLTMEMNLLTQKRVKAIAEGVATAFDVKLDLELKQGGYLPVENQPELAKELMDFFTAEEDVNLIDILPAMTGEDFGFLLSKVPGVMFWLGIDTPYALHHPKMSPNEAALPFAVENIGKFLKMKANQ